Proteins found in one Triticum urartu cultivar G1812 chromosome 4, Tu2.1, whole genome shotgun sequence genomic segment:
- the LOC125552906 gene encoding MDIS1-interacting receptor like kinase 1-like, with translation MAASATGLSSTARFFFSLSFSLSLLCCVAVSNAAGDEAAALLAIRASLVDPLGELRGWGSAPHCGWKGVSCGARGAVTGLNLAGMNLSGTITDDVLGLTALTSIVLQSNAFVGDLPVALVSIPTLREFDVSDNGFTGRFPAGLGACASLTNFNASGNNFVGPLPADIGNATELETLDVRGGFFSGTIPKSYGKLQKLKFLGLSGNNLNGALPVELFELTALEQIIIGYNEFTGPIPAAIGKLKNLQYLDMAIGGLEGPIPPELGRLQELDTVFLYKNNIGGKIPKELGHLSSLVMLDLSDNALTGAIPPELAQLTNLQLLNLMCNRLKGGVPAGVGELPKLEVLELWNNSLTGPLPPSLGAAQPLQWLDVSTNALSGPVPAGLCDSGNLTKLILFNNVFTGPIPASLTKCSSLVRVRAHNNRLNGTVPAGLGRLPHLQRLELAGNELSGEIPEDLALSTSLSFIDLSHNQLRSALPSNILSIPTLQTFAAADNELIGGVPDELGDCRSLSALDLSSNRLSGAIPTSLASCQRLVSLSLRGNRFTGQIPGAVAMMPTLSILDLSNNFLSGEIPSNFGSSPALEMLSVAYNNLTGPVPATGLLRTINPDDLAGNPGLCGGVLPACSANALRASSSEASGLRRSHVKHIAAGWAIGISIALLACGVVFLGKLLYQRWYVHGCCDDNVDEDGSGSWPWRLTAFQRLSFTSAEVLACIKEDNIVGMGGMGVVYRAEMPRHHAVVAVKKLWRAAGCPDQEGTVDVESAAGGEFAAEVKLLGRLRHRNVVRMLGYVSNDVDTMVLYEYMVNGSLWEALHGRGKGKQLVDWVSRYNVAAGVAAGLAYLHHDCRPAVIHRDVKSSNVLLDPNMEAKIADFGLARVMARPNETVSVVAGSYGYIAPEYGYTLKVDQKSDIYSFGVVLMELLTGRRPIEPEYGESNIDIVGWIRERLRTNTGVEELLDAGVGGRVDHVREEMLLVLRIAVLCTAKSPKDRPTMRDVVTMLAEAKPRRKSSSATVVATVVDKDKPVFSTSPDSGYL, from the coding sequence ATGGCGGCGAGTGCTACTGGGCTGAGTAGCACTGCGCGGTTCTTCTTCTCCCTGTCCTTCTCCTTGTCGCTCCTGTGCTGCGTCGCGGTGTCCAAtgccgccggcgacgaggccgcGGCGCTGCTGGCCATCAGGGCCTCGCTCGTGGACCCGCTGGGGGAGCTCCGCGGGTGGGGCTCTGCGCCGCATTGCGGCTGGAAGGGCGTGAGCTGCGGCGCCCGGGGCGCGGTCACCGGCCTCAACCTCGCCGGCATGAACCTGAGCGGCACCATCACAGACGACGTCCTCGGCCTCACCGCCCTCACCTCGATCGTCCTTCAGAGCAACGCGTTCGTCGGCGACCTGCCCGTGGCGCTGGTGTCAATCCCGACGCTCCGGGAGTTCGACGTCAGTGACAACGGCTTCACCGGCCGGTTCCCTGCTGGCCTCGGCGCGTGTGCCTCACTGACTAACTTCAATGCGTCGGGCAATAACTTCGTCGGCCCGCTCCCGGCCGACATCGGCAATGCCACCGAGCTCGAGACGCTCGACGTCAGGGGCGGCTTCTTCTCCGGCACGATCCCCAAGAGCTACGGCAAGCTCCAGAAGCTCAAGTTCTTGGGGCTCTCGGGCAACAACCTCAACGGCGCTCTCCCGGTTGAGCTATTCGAGCTCACGGCATTGGAGCAGATCATCATCGGCTACAACGAGTTCACCGGCCCGATCCCGGCAGCCATTGGCAAGCTCAAGAACCTCCAGTACCTTGACATGGCGATCGGCGGCCTGGAAGGCCCCATCCCGCCTGAGCTCGGCCGGCTGCAGGAGCTCGACACGGTGTTCCTTTACAAGAACAACATCGGCGGCAAGATACCCAAGGAGCTTGGCCACCTGTCGTCCCTCGTCATGCTCGACCTCTCCGACAACGCGCTCACCGGCGCGATCCCGCCAGAGCTGGCGCAGCTCACCAACCTGCAGCTGCTCAACCTCATGTGCAACCGGCTCAAGGGCGGCGTCCCGGCGGGCGTCGGCGAGCTCCCCAAGCTGGAGGTGCTGGAGCTGTGGAACAACTCCCTCACCGGCCCTCTGCCGCCGTCGCTCGGTGCCGCGCAGCCTCTGCAGTGGCTGGACGTCTCGACAAACGCGCTATCCGGGCCGGTGCCTGCCGGCCTCTGCGACAGCGGCAACCTGACCAAGCTGATATTGTTCAACAATGTCTTCACGGGCCCGATCCCGGCGAGCCTCACCAAGTGCTCGTCGCTGGTCCGTGTGCGCGCGCACAACAATCGGCTTAACGGCACAGTGCCGGCAGGGCTCGGGCGGCTGCCGCATCTGCAGCGCCTGGAGCTCGCGGGCAACGAGCTCTCCGGCGAGATCCCAGAAGACCTGGCGCTCTCGACGTCGCTCTCCTTCATCGACCTCTCGCACAACCAGCTGCGGTCGGCGCTGCCATCGAACATTCTCTCCATCCCGACGCTGCAGACGTTCGCCGCCGCGGACAACGAGCTGATCGGGGGTGTGCCTGATGAGCTCGGCGATTGCCGGTCACTCTCCGCCCTCGACCTATCGAGCAACCGGCTTTCCGGCGCGATACCCACCAGCCTCGCGTCGTGCCAGCGGCTCGTATCGCTGAGCCTTCGAGGCAACCGCTTCACCGGCCAAATCCCCGGGGCAGTCGCCATGATGCCGACATTGTCCATCCTCGATCTCTCCAACAACTTCCTCTCCGGCGAGATACCGAGCAACTTCGGCAGCTCGCCGGCGCTCGAGATGCTCAGCGTGGCGTACAACAACCTCACCGGTCCCGTGCCGGCAACGGGGCTGCTGAGGACAATTAACCCTGACGACCTTGCCGGGAACCCGGGCCTCTGCGGCGGCGTCCTGCCAGCGTGCTCAGCCAACGCTCTGCGAGCTTCGTCGTCGGAAGCCTCGGGCCTCCGGCGTTCGCACGTAAAGCACATTGCCGCCGGGTGGGCGATCGGCATCTCGATCGCGCTCCTGGCATGTGGTGTTGTCTTCCTTGGAAAGCTGCTGTACCAGCGATGGTACGTCCATGGATGCTGCGACGATAACGTGGACGAAGACGGGAGCGGCTCGTGGCCGTGGCGACTCACGGCATTCCAGCGGCTGAGCTTCACCAGCGCAGAGGTACTCGCCTGCATCAAGGAGGACAACATCGTCGGCATGGGCGGCATGGGGGTGGTGTACCGCGCCGAGATGCCGCGCCACCACGCCGTGGTCGCTGTGAAGAAGCTGTGGCGCGCGGCGGGATGCCCCGATCAGGAGGGCACGGTGGACGTGGAGTCGGCGGCCGGAGGCGAGTTTGCCGCGGAGGTAAAGCTCCTCGGCCGGCTCCGACACCGGAACGTGGTGCGCATGCTGGGGTACGTGAGCAACGACGTCGACACGATGGTGCTGTACGAGTACATGGTGAACGGCAGCCTGTGGGAGGCGCTGCACGGGCGAGGGAAGGGGAAGCAGCTGGTGGACTGGGTGTCCCGGTACAACGTGGCGGCGGGCGTTGCCGCCGGGCTCGCCTACCTGCACCACGACTGCCGGCCGGCGGTGATCCACCGCGACGTCAAGTCCAGCAACGTGCTCCTGGACCCCAACATggaggccaagatcgccgacttcgGGCTGGCCCGCGTCATGGCGCGGCCCAACGAGACCGTCTCCGTCGTCGCCGGCTCCTACGGCTACATCGCGCCGGAGTACGGGTACACGCTGAAGGTGGACCAGAAGAGCGACATCTACAGCTTCGGAGTGGTGCTCATGGAGCTGCTGACGGGGCGGCGGCCCATCGAGCCGGAGTACGGCGAGAGCAACATCGACATCGTCGGGTGGATCAGGGAGCGGCTGCGCACCAACACCGGCGTGGAGGAGCTGCTCGACGCCGGCGTCGGGGGGCGCGTCGACCACGTCCGGGAGGAGATGCTGCTGGTGCTGCGGATCGCGGTGCTGTGCACGGCCAAGTCCCCCAAGGACAGGCCGACCATGCGCGACGTGGTGACCATGCTCGCGGAGGCCAAGCCGCGCCGGAAGAGCAGCAGCGCCACCGTGGTCGCCACCGTCGTCGACAAGGACAAGCCGGTGTTTAGCACGTCGCCGGACTCCGGTTACCTGTAG